One genomic segment of Bifidobacterium breve DSM 20213 = JCM 1192 includes these proteins:
- a CDS encoding LacI family DNA-binding transcriptional regulator, giving the protein MMNRNAVTITDISKRTGLSVYVISRALNGKSGVAQETRSRILKVADEMGYVPNSKAQDLRTGRNRSITLLTAGMSNSYYLDLISGIESVLQGREESLFIADLAVNGRYEEDNETSLLRRVAENRPGGIISTLGLSDRSRRMLRGWGVPTIFVDSTPEVEGVLQEDSGDGFSYVTTDNVDAAEQLGAHLNEHGFRKWLLAIYPDIWNSRYARERSLVSAATKSGAEIRVIECGNNEKDACATMLNFMDTQGYEPDVVIAGNNPILLGVMSAFQTRGVRIPVDVGLVTFDDFAWSDLLSPRITLVAENSHLIGVNAANFLLEQIEEGKEASEGDGPTMMPKPVRRMIKSSLKVRESCGCLTR; this is encoded by the coding sequence ATGATGAATAGGAACGCTGTAACCATAACTGACATCTCGAAGCGTACGGGGTTGTCTGTGTACGTCATCTCCAGAGCGCTCAACGGGAAAAGCGGAGTCGCACAAGAAACTCGATCCAGGATACTTAAGGTTGCCGATGAAATGGGGTATGTCCCCAACAGCAAGGCGCAAGACTTGCGTACGGGGCGCAACCGTTCGATTACGTTGCTGACCGCGGGTATGTCAAACTCCTACTATCTCGATCTGATCAGCGGTATAGAAAGCGTCCTGCAAGGCAGAGAAGAAAGTCTCTTCATCGCCGACTTGGCTGTTAATGGACGCTATGAGGAAGACAATGAGACGTCGCTTTTGCGACGAGTGGCCGAGAACCGTCCTGGCGGCATCATCTCAACGCTAGGATTGAGTGATCGCAGTAGAAGAATGCTGAGAGGGTGGGGGGTACCGACGATTTTCGTAGATTCAACCCCTGAGGTTGAGGGGGTGCTTCAGGAAGACTCAGGTGATGGCTTCTCCTATGTGACGACAGATAACGTTGATGCGGCAGAACAACTTGGTGCCCATTTGAACGAGCATGGGTTCCGTAAATGGTTGCTTGCGATATATCCGGATATATGGAATAGCCGTTATGCACGTGAACGCAGTTTGGTTTCGGCCGCAACGAAATCCGGAGCTGAGATTCGCGTGATCGAATGCGGCAACAATGAGAAAGATGCATGTGCCACCATGCTTAACTTCATGGACACGCAGGGCTATGAGCCGGATGTCGTCATCGCTGGCAACAATCCCATATTGCTCGGAGTCATGTCGGCGTTTCAAACGCGAGGGGTAAGGATCCCAGTTGACGTGGGATTGGTGACTTTCGACGATTTTGCCTGGTCAGATCTTCTTTCGCCGAGAATAACTCTCGTTGCGGAGAACAGCCATTTAATTGGAGTGAATGCAGCCAACTTTCTGTTGGAGCAGATTGAAGAGGGAAAGGAGGCGAGTGAGGGAGACGGGCCGACGATGATGCCAAAGCCTGTTCGCAGAATGATTAAATCTTCTCTGAAAGTCAGAGAATCATGCGGGTGCCTAACGCGATGA
- a CDS encoding IS3 family transposase, whose amino-acid sequence MTKDLGVAPETLRRWCNQADATVTAETRQSAQEAMSELRKPRREVAELRRANEILTTASAFFEARLDPTHP is encoded by the coding sequence GTGACGAAAGACCTGGGCGTGGCCCCGGAGACGCTGCGCCGTTGGTGCAACCAGGCGGACGCGACGGTCACGGCGGAGACGAGGCAATCGGCGCAGGAAGCGATGTCCGAGCTCAGGAAACCGCGCCGGGAGGTCGCCGAGTTGCGCCGGGCGAACGAGATATTGACGACGGCGTCGGCTTTTTTCGAGGCCAGGCTCGACCCGACACACCCCTGA
- a CDS encoding sugar ABC transporter ATP-binding protein, translated as MNQDRAPILRLEDISKSFSGVTVLDGINLNLYGHEVLALMGENGAGKSTLMNILSGNLMRDSGKIVVNGNDVDISSPRQASELGIAIIHQELNVVPTMTVAQNLALGNEPKGRSGLVDKKQMREDALRKLSVIGTDINPDVPLGELGTGEQQMVEIAKAVASRAKILILDEPTASLSRGESERLFDIVEKLRGEGTGLIYISHRMEEVWRLADRVTVLRDGHTVATSAIADVDQSEIVAKMVGRKVEKLYDHDERSAGEVVLDVRDLRLSQDSPSVSLQVRAGEVVGVSGLVGAGRTEIARCVIGADKRFSGEVSLKGRNVAFQSPKMAIQHGVAYLPEDRKVQSIFPVRSVEDNISVSTLERFESFGMLRKHKIREAVGKLMQKVNIASRLQQTPIVNLSGGNQQKAIFARWMMRNPDVLILDEPTRGVDVGAKREIYELIGEQAAQGKAILMISSDLPEVLGISDRVLVIRQGSVVANLESKKTTEEEIMGYATGVLQPQRLGPEHDEIHDNDEVTFNE; from the coding sequence ATGAACCAGGATCGCGCACCCATTTTGCGCCTGGAGGACATTTCCAAGAGTTTCTCTGGTGTCACTGTGCTCGATGGCATTAACCTAAACCTTTATGGTCATGAAGTTTTGGCCTTGATGGGAGAAAACGGAGCGGGGAAATCCACGCTTATGAACATCCTTTCCGGCAACCTCATGCGAGACTCTGGGAAGATCGTGGTCAATGGGAATGATGTTGATATCTCGTCTCCCCGCCAAGCCTCTGAACTTGGCATCGCAATTATCCATCAGGAACTCAACGTGGTTCCTACTATGACGGTCGCGCAAAATCTTGCCTTGGGCAACGAGCCCAAGGGCAGGTCAGGGCTTGTCGACAAGAAACAGATGCGTGAGGATGCTCTTCGCAAGCTCAGCGTCATCGGTACAGACATTAATCCTGATGTCCCTCTTGGTGAGCTGGGTACTGGCGAACAGCAAATGGTGGAGATTGCCAAGGCTGTAGCGAGTCGGGCAAAGATCCTCATCCTGGATGAACCAACGGCTTCTCTGTCTCGAGGCGAGTCCGAGCGCCTGTTCGACATCGTGGAGAAACTGCGTGGCGAAGGCACAGGGCTGATTTACATCTCCCACCGTATGGAGGAGGTGTGGCGTCTGGCTGACCGTGTCACAGTGCTTCGAGATGGTCATACCGTGGCAACGTCTGCCATCGCCGACGTTGATCAGAGCGAGATCGTGGCGAAGATGGTGGGACGCAAGGTGGAGAAGCTCTACGATCACGACGAGCGCTCCGCTGGAGAAGTCGTTCTCGACGTCCGTGATCTTCGTCTGTCTCAGGATTCTCCATCCGTGTCGTTGCAGGTTCGTGCGGGTGAAGTCGTTGGCGTGTCTGGCTTGGTCGGTGCGGGCAGGACGGAAATCGCCAGGTGTGTTATCGGTGCAGATAAGCGATTCTCTGGGGAAGTGAGTCTTAAAGGCAGAAACGTCGCATTCCAATCTCCTAAGATGGCGATCCAACATGGTGTCGCATATTTGCCCGAAGACCGCAAGGTGCAGAGCATTTTTCCGGTTCGAAGCGTGGAAGACAATATTTCCGTTTCAACGCTGGAACGTTTCGAGAGTTTCGGCATGCTGCGAAAGCATAAGATTCGCGAAGCGGTGGGGAAACTGATGCAGAAGGTCAACATTGCGTCCCGACTGCAGCAAACGCCCATCGTTAACCTGTCCGGCGGAAATCAGCAAAAAGCCATATTTGCTCGATGGATGATGCGAAACCCGGATGTGCTGATCCTGGATGAGCCGACTCGAGGAGTTGATGTTGGTGCGAAACGGGAGATCTACGAACTGATCGGAGAACAGGCGGCGCAAGGTAAAGCCATTCTGATGATTTCGTCTGACCTTCCCGAAGTGTTGGGCATCAGCGATCGCGTCTTGGTCATCCGGCAAGGATCCGTTGTGGCGAATCTGGAAAGTAAAAAAACCACAGAAGAGGAGATCATGGGTTACGCGACTGGAGTGCTTCAGCCGCAACGCCTTGGTCCTGAACATGATGAAATTCACGACAATGACGAGGTGACTTTCAATGAATAA
- a CDS encoding DUF4032 domain-containing protein, whose translation MELNDLPQMDPRALKATSVKAEDEHASSAEPQALKITAASSNPKMFTLPWHKPLATWPEDLLANLPRGISRHVVRFVHVGDEVYAMKEITRQVAEREYEILRRLQKLELPTVTPIAVVTGRHDRNGEPLEAILVTRHLKFSLPYRALFARNLQPDTAERLIDALAVLLVRLHLAGFYWGDVSLSNVLFLRDADAFSAFLVDAETGDLQVQLTDGQREYDIDLARTNIIGELMDLASGRLLPSDVDEIEVGNRLVDRYHSLWSALTDTDKFGPDEMWKIEQRVNKLNDLGFDVDELEMKTAEDGKRVLVRPRVVDAGYANRKLLRLTGLDVQENQARRLLNDLDAYRASTWRDGEELEIVATDWMREVYEPTVRMIPREYRSQIEPAQFFHEVLDHRWFLAEKAGHDVPMDEAVTSYIENVLPNYKLDSKALAELNEEADSGVIDDETTYGGLDDGGYNPDDDPDAAVWSH comes from the coding sequence ATGGAGTTGAACGATTTGCCCCAGATGGATCCGCGCGCGCTGAAGGCCACGTCCGTCAAAGCCGAAGACGAACATGCCAGTTCAGCTGAGCCGCAAGCATTGAAGATCACCGCCGCCAGCTCGAACCCGAAGATGTTCACGCTGCCCTGGCATAAGCCCCTGGCCACCTGGCCCGAGGACCTGCTGGCCAACCTGCCGCGAGGCATCTCCCGCCACGTGGTGCGTTTTGTGCACGTGGGCGACGAGGTGTACGCCATGAAAGAGATCACCCGTCAGGTGGCCGAGCGCGAGTATGAGATTTTGCGCCGACTGCAGAAGCTTGAGTTGCCGACCGTCACCCCGATTGCCGTGGTCACCGGTCGTCATGACCGCAACGGTGAACCGCTGGAAGCGATTCTGGTCACCCGTCACCTGAAGTTCTCACTGCCGTACCGCGCGCTGTTCGCCCGCAATCTCCAGCCGGATACTGCCGAGCGTTTGATCGACGCCCTTGCCGTGCTGCTGGTTCGCCTGCACTTGGCCGGCTTCTACTGGGGCGATGTGTCGCTGTCGAACGTCCTGTTCCTGCGTGATGCCGACGCGTTTTCCGCCTTCCTGGTGGACGCCGAAACCGGTGATTTGCAGGTGCAGCTTACCGATGGCCAGCGCGAATACGATATCGACCTGGCCCGCACCAACATCATCGGCGAGCTCATGGATCTGGCCTCCGGCCGTCTGCTGCCGAGCGACGTGGACGAGATCGAGGTCGGCAACCGCTTGGTCGACCGTTACCACTCGCTGTGGAGCGCCCTGACCGACACCGACAAGTTCGGCCCGGATGAGATGTGGAAGATCGAGCAGCGCGTCAACAAGCTCAACGACCTGGGCTTCGACGTGGACGAGCTGGAGATGAAGACCGCCGAGGACGGCAAGCGCGTGCTGGTCCGCCCGCGTGTGGTGGATGCCGGTTACGCCAACCGCAAGCTGTTGCGTCTCACTGGTTTGGACGTGCAGGAGAACCAGGCACGCCGCCTGCTCAACGATCTCGATGCCTACCGCGCCTCCACATGGCGTGACGGCGAGGAGCTCGAAATCGTGGCCACCGATTGGATGCGCGAAGTGTACGAGCCAACGGTTCGCATGATTCCGCGTGAGTACCGTTCGCAGATCGAGCCGGCGCAGTTCTTCCACGAGGTGCTTGACCATCGTTGGTTCTTGGCGGAGAAGGCCGGCCACGACGTGCCGATGGACGAGGCTGTGACCAGCTATATCGAAAACGTCTTGCCGAACTATAAGCTCGATTCCAAGGCGCTTGCCGAACTCAACGAAGAGGCCGATTCCGGCGTCATCGATGATGAGACCACTTACGGCGGCCTGGACGACGGCGGCTACAACCCCGACGACGATCCTGACGCGGCGGTGTGGAGCCATTAA
- a CDS encoding ABC transporter substrate-binding protein: protein MKKTFMMPVVCSLLAASMMLSGCSAVSNGDNAVGETSKPTEIKSIGLMVQDMSNPFFSAMDREAKVQAKKIGATLNVQDAQLDLTTQDNQISAFIEQGVDLIIVSAVDESGLKPAIERARAAGIIVVAVDTPAKGADAIVMTDGVQAGELSCEYLANQLGGKGNILIVDGTPIQTITDRIKGCKMAIEKYPDIKVVGQQASKNDRATGLSVTTDMLTANKDVQGIFGMNDPSALGAALAVEQAGRSDQIIVTGVDGSPEGVDELKRAGSPFVGMSTQNPAEMVRQAIKFAQQVVDGETPEETTILIPSEMITRENVDEYKGW, encoded by the coding sequence ATGAAAAAAACGTTTATGATGCCTGTTGTTTGTTCCTTGCTTGCGGCTTCAATGATGTTGTCCGGCTGTAGCGCGGTAAGCAACGGCGACAATGCGGTCGGGGAGACATCGAAGCCAACGGAGATCAAGAGCATTGGCCTGATGGTGCAGGATATGTCCAATCCGTTCTTCTCTGCCATGGATAGGGAGGCGAAAGTTCAGGCGAAGAAGATTGGCGCTACGCTGAACGTTCAGGATGCTCAGCTTGATCTGACTACTCAGGATAACCAGATCTCGGCGTTCATTGAGCAGGGTGTGGACCTGATCATCGTCTCCGCCGTCGATGAGAGCGGTCTGAAGCCGGCCATCGAGCGTGCTCGTGCCGCGGGTATCATTGTTGTTGCTGTTGATACGCCGGCGAAGGGTGCCGACGCAATCGTGATGACGGATGGTGTCCAGGCTGGCGAGCTTTCCTGCGAATACCTTGCCAATCAATTGGGTGGCAAGGGCAATATCCTCATCGTCGATGGCACCCCTATCCAGACCATTACGGATCGAATTAAGGGATGTAAGATGGCGATTGAGAAGTATCCTGATATCAAGGTGGTTGGGCAGCAGGCTTCCAAGAACGATCGAGCCACAGGTCTTTCTGTGACCACAGATATGCTGACGGCCAACAAAGACGTGCAGGGCATCTTTGGTATGAATGATCCGTCCGCCTTGGGCGCTGCGCTGGCGGTTGAACAAGCTGGTAGGAGCGATCAGATCATCGTGACTGGTGTGGACGGTAGCCCCGAAGGGGTCGATGAACTTAAGCGCGCTGGTTCTCCGTTCGTGGGCATGTCCACGCAGAATCCTGCGGAGATGGTTCGTCAGGCCATCAAGTTCGCACAGCAAGTGGTGGATGGCGAGACTCCGGAGGAGACCACCATTCTTATCCCTAGCGAGATGATCACCCGCGAGAATGTGGATGAATACAAGGGGTGGTGA
- a CDS encoding ABC transporter permease produces MNKQKKINLASAWEKVGMPFVLLVLIIFMLINAPNFGTVSNLFNVARSISISAILAAGMTLVIITTGIDLSVGSTIAVSGCVAVLAARAGLNPILAVILGMFIGAVIGLINGVLVAYCKLAAFIVTLGTMTFMRGLAYTITGGLPIVDNNLSFRAIGNGYIFNIPIPFIIMIIVYLVIWVVLDKTKYGSHVYAVGGNAEAARLAGINVKAVLLSVYVIAGVCAGLAGCIFAARVVSAQPTAGDGYEMDAIAAAVLGGTALAGGKGKISGTFIGAVIFGVLTTGLVLMNVPFFTQQLIKGVVIIVAVLIDGLKQNSFSFGFLRRSTLSPALKGGN; encoded by the coding sequence ATGAATAAGCAAAAGAAAATAAACCTGGCATCCGCATGGGAGAAAGTCGGTATGCCGTTCGTGCTCTTGGTGTTGATCATCTTCATGCTGATCAATGCTCCGAACTTCGGTACGGTAAGCAACCTGTTTAACGTGGCAAGGTCAATTTCGATTAGCGCCATCCTCGCGGCGGGAATGACTTTGGTGATCATTACAACGGGCATTGATCTGTCTGTTGGTTCGACCATCGCCGTTAGTGGCTGTGTGGCGGTGTTGGCCGCACGGGCTGGGCTTAACCCGATTCTTGCGGTTATTCTGGGCATGTTCATCGGCGCGGTGATCGGCTTGATCAATGGTGTACTGGTCGCCTACTGCAAGCTTGCAGCATTCATTGTGACGTTGGGTACGATGACGTTTATGCGAGGATTGGCCTACACGATAACTGGTGGCCTACCTATCGTTGATAACAATCTTTCGTTCCGGGCGATCGGAAACGGATATATCTTCAATATTCCTATTCCGTTCATCATCATGATAATCGTTTATTTGGTCATCTGGGTAGTGCTCGATAAAACCAAGTACGGATCGCATGTGTATGCGGTCGGCGGCAACGCCGAGGCTGCAAGGCTCGCGGGCATCAATGTCAAAGCCGTTTTGCTGTCTGTGTATGTGATTGCTGGGGTCTGTGCCGGTCTGGCGGGATGCATTTTCGCAGCCCGAGTGGTGTCCGCGCAACCCACAGCTGGCGATGGGTATGAAATGGATGCCATCGCAGCCGCAGTGCTTGGCGGTACGGCGTTGGCTGGTGGTAAGGGCAAGATTTCTGGAACGTTTATCGGCGCAGTGATTTTCGGCGTGCTAACAACCGGCCTTGTCCTGATGAATGTTCCGTTCTTCACTCAGCAGCTCATCAAGGGCGTGGTGATTATCGTTGCCGTGCTGATTGATGGCCTGAAGCAGAATTCATTCTCGTTTGGTTTCCTACGTAGATCGACACTATCCCCGGCCTTGAAAGGAGGTAATTGA